One Telluria mixta DNA window includes the following coding sequences:
- a CDS encoding ATP-binding protein, translated as MTPWLSRATRIAYALVILLVLATPVLLVWQHYGMTRTLEISPQHPYDAVVTDDRVMPRGNPAPGNSVASLAVTKDAYILRCQMGTAARYPNCAIQFRLGDPGKGIDMSGYDTVTLDVRYTGHGRHVLKLHLLNFEPEFDAPGQWDAQRFNEVLIDIPARSEVTIPMHALRTADWWHFARRIPLSKSYVRVDHVTTVELQADDASAAGHAITVEVRKIEFRGKWISRTTMLGWLMAAWTGCGMLGLSLGLLHFRAGLQASRTRLEQLAAIDRERKEAAAARETALREAVALARQRSQFLAQMSHELRTPLNAIIGYAQLLGRDRDGLTERQSSGLATIRESGQHLLTLINDILDLARVEAGRMVLHPAAVHLDTFLQVLANIMRVKAEEKGLAFSCELAPGLPSAVTVDETRLRQVLLNLLGNAVKFTDTGRVSLRMLPAAPSSAPDSARVRFEVADTGIGMGAQQLARIFQPFEQVATAQRREGGTGLGLAISQQLVHLMGGHIDVVSAPGKGSTFSFEIDVPVAAAAPAAAVAHETLLGYEGERKRLLVVDDVPQNRAMMLDLLQETGFIVAAASNGLECLVLLDSFKPDLILMDVMMPVMDGNETTRQIRHMPGWGDVPILAVTASASPDDERRSRDAGASAFLPKPVDHDVLLRTIGRLLALRWTTELPAPEGGEEAAMAVPPADEIETLWQLAQIGNMREIRARAAYLRGLDPAYGPFAHRLDTLAQGYHSKQLVAFVARFRSDSEKVLDDRSV; from the coding sequence ATGACTCCGTGGCTCTCCCGTGCGACCAGGATCGCTTACGCCCTGGTCATCCTCCTGGTGCTGGCGACCCCGGTCCTGCTGGTCTGGCAGCACTACGGCATGACGCGCACCCTCGAGATCTCCCCGCAGCATCCGTACGACGCGGTCGTGACCGACGACCGCGTCATGCCGCGCGGGAACCCGGCGCCGGGCAATTCGGTCGCGTCGCTGGCCGTCACGAAGGATGCGTACATCCTGCGTTGCCAGATGGGGACGGCCGCGAGGTATCCGAATTGCGCGATCCAGTTCCGGCTGGGCGACCCGGGCAAGGGCATCGACATGTCCGGGTACGACACGGTCACGCTCGACGTGCGCTATACGGGGCACGGCCGGCATGTCCTCAAGCTTCACCTGCTGAATTTCGAACCGGAGTTCGACGCGCCGGGCCAGTGGGATGCGCAGCGCTTCAACGAGGTGCTGATCGATATTCCGGCCCGGTCCGAAGTCACGATCCCGATGCATGCCTTGCGCACCGCGGACTGGTGGCACTTCGCGCGCCGGATCCCCCTGTCCAAGAGCTATGTCCGTGTCGACCATGTCACGACCGTGGAACTGCAGGCGGACGACGCCAGCGCCGCCGGTCACGCGATCACGGTCGAAGTCCGCAAGATCGAGTTCCGCGGAAAATGGATCTCCCGGACGACCATGCTGGGCTGGCTGATGGCCGCATGGACAGGCTGCGGCATGCTCGGGCTGTCGCTGGGTTTGCTGCACTTCCGCGCCGGCCTGCAAGCCAGCAGGACGCGCCTGGAACAGCTGGCGGCCATCGACCGCGAACGCAAGGAAGCCGCGGCCGCGCGCGAGACGGCGCTGCGAGAGGCCGTCGCCCTAGCGCGCCAGCGCAGCCAGTTCCTCGCGCAGATGAGCCACGAACTGCGTACCCCGCTCAACGCCATCATCGGCTATGCCCAGCTGCTGGGACGCGACCGCGACGGCCTGACCGAACGGCAGTCCTCCGGCCTGGCGACCATCCGCGAGAGCGGCCAGCACCTGCTCACGCTGATCAACGACATCCTCGACCTGGCACGGGTCGAAGCGGGCAGGATGGTGCTGCATCCGGCCGCCGTCCATCTCGACACGTTTCTGCAGGTGCTGGCCAACATCATGCGCGTCAAGGCCGAGGAAAAAGGCCTCGCATTCAGCTGTGAGCTTGCCCCCGGCCTGCCGTCCGCAGTGACGGTTGACGAGACACGCTTGCGCCAGGTGCTGCTCAATTTGCTGGGCAATGCGGTGAAGTTTACCGACACCGGCAGGGTCTCGCTGCGGATGCTGCCGGCTGCGCCCTCCAGTGCGCCGGACAGCGCGCGGGTGCGCTTCGAAGTGGCCGACACCGGCATCGGCATGGGCGCCCAACAGCTGGCGCGCATCTTCCAGCCGTTCGAACAGGTGGCGACGGCACAGCGGCGCGAGGGCGGCACGGGCCTGGGCCTGGCCATCAGCCAGCAACTGGTGCACCTCATGGGCGGCCATATCGACGTCGTCAGCGCGCCCGGCAAGGGGAGCACGTTCTCGTTCGAGATCGACGTGCCGGTCGCAGCCGCCGCGCCGGCCGCCGCGGTAGCGCACGAGACGCTGCTAGGCTACGAGGGCGAGCGCAAGCGGCTGCTGGTCGTGGACGACGTGCCGCAGAACCGCGCCATGATGCTGGACCTGCTGCAGGAAACGGGATTCATCGTCGCCGCGGCATCGAACGGACTCGAATGCCTGGTCCTGCTCGACAGCTTCAAGCCGGATCTGATCCTGATGGACGTCATGATGCCGGTGATGGACGGGAACGAGACGACGCGGCAGATACGCCATATGCCGGGCTGGGGCGACGTTCCGATCCTCGCTGTGACCGCCAGCGCCAGTCCGGATGACGAACGCAGGAGCCGCGACGCCGGTGCCAGCGCCTTCCTCCCCAAGCCGGTCGACCACGACGTCCTGCTGCGCACCATCGGCAGGCTGCTGGCGCTGCGTTGGACCACGGAACTGCCGGCGCCGGAGGGCGGCGAGGAAGCCGCCATGGCCGTCCCGCCGGCCGACGAGATCGAAACGCTCTGGCAGTTGGCGCAGATCGGCAACATGCGCGAGATCCGCGCGCGGGCCGCCTACCTGCGCGGGCTCGATCCGGCATACGGGCCGTTCGCGCACCGCCTCGATACGCTCGCGCAGGGCTACCATTCGAAGCAACTGGTCGCCTTCGTGGCGCGATTCCGGAGCGATTCCGAAAAAGTACTAGACGACCGGTCGGTTTAG
- a CDS encoding ATP-binding protein produces MTQWLSRSTRFGYVLVTLLVVATAILLVWQQFGMTRTLEISPQHPHGARVTDDRDNTRGNGGNGNSVASLTVTKDAFIMRCYLGAAAPYPFCKLQFLMGDPVKGIDMSGYDTIAFDLRYTGRGWHVLKLHLMNFEPEFSTLEDWNSQRFNELLINVPAQPQFTAPMNAVRTADWWHFSRQIPLSKSYVRLDHVTTVELATDNYHDTGQVVTVELRKIEFRGKWISRATLMGWLVFVWIVCGVIGLSLGLLHYRSDLQANKTRVEQLAAIDRERKEAEAARETALAEAVALARQRSQFLAQMSHELRTPLNAIIGYADLLGRDRDHLTERLAAGLATIHESGQHLLTLINDILDLARVEAGKMVLHPAAVHLETFLQVLANIMRVKAEEKGLGFSYELAPGLPAAVTIDETRLRQVLLNLLGNAVKFTDTGKVSLRVLPAASPSAPDSARLRFEVADSGIGMSTQEIGRLFQPFEQVAATQRREGGTGLGLAISQQLVQLMGGRIDVVSEPGKGSTFSFEIDVPVAAAAPVLAAPHETLKGYEGERKRLLVVDDVPQNRAMLLDLLQETGFIVAAAANGLECLVLLDSFKPDLILMDVMMPVMDGNETTRQIRHMPGWDNVPIIAVTASASPDDERRSRDAGASAFLAKPVDHDLLLRTIGRLLALQWTTGLPAPEGGEEAAMAVPPADEIEALWQLAQIGSMREIRERAAYLRGLDPAYAPFANRLDTLAQGYHSKQLAAFVARFRTGDAARRQDDFQSMRT; encoded by the coding sequence ATGACTCAGTGGCTCTCCCGTTCGACCAGGTTCGGTTACGTCCTGGTCACTCTCCTGGTGGTGGCGACAGCCATCCTGCTGGTCTGGCAGCAGTTCGGGATGACGCGCACCCTCGAGATCTCCCCGCAGCATCCGCACGGCGCCAGAGTGACGGACGACCGCGACAATACACGCGGCAACGGCGGGAACGGCAATTCGGTCGCATCGCTGACCGTCACGAAGGATGCGTTCATCATGCGCTGCTACCTGGGCGCCGCCGCACCCTACCCGTTCTGCAAGCTGCAATTCCTGATGGGCGATCCGGTCAAGGGCATCGACATGTCCGGCTACGACACGATCGCGTTCGACCTGCGGTATACGGGCCGGGGCTGGCATGTCCTCAAGCTCCACCTGATGAATTTCGAACCGGAGTTTTCCACGCTGGAGGACTGGAATTCGCAGCGGTTCAACGAGTTGCTGATCAACGTACCCGCCCAGCCCCAATTCACGGCGCCGATGAATGCCGTACGCACCGCGGACTGGTGGCACTTCTCGCGCCAGATTCCGCTGTCCAAGAGCTATGTCCGCCTCGATCATGTCACGACTGTCGAATTGGCGACGGACAACTACCACGACACGGGGCAAGTCGTCACGGTTGAACTTCGGAAGATCGAATTTCGCGGCAAATGGATATCGCGGGCAACGCTGATGGGTTGGCTGGTGTTCGTGTGGATCGTGTGCGGCGTCATCGGCCTGTCGCTGGGTCTGCTGCACTACCGCTCCGACCTCCAAGCCAACAAGACACGCGTGGAGCAACTGGCCGCCATCGACCGCGAACGCAAGGAAGCCGAGGCGGCCCGTGAGACGGCGCTGGCGGAGGCCGTCGCCCTGGCGCGCCAGCGCAGCCAGTTCCTCGCGCAGATGAGCCACGAACTGCGCACGCCGCTCAACGCCATCATCGGCTATGCCGACCTGCTGGGACGCGACCGCGACCACCTGACCGAACGGCTCGCCGCCGGCCTGGCGACCATCCACGAAAGCGGCCAGCACCTGCTCACGCTGATCAACGACATCCTCGACCTGGCGCGGGTCGAAGCCGGCAAGATGGTGCTGCACCCGGCCGCCGTGCATCTCGAGACGTTCCTGCAGGTCCTGGCGAACATCATGCGGGTCAAGGCGGAAGAGAAAGGCCTGGGATTCAGCTACGAGCTCGCCCCCGGCCTGCCGGCCGCGGTGACGATCGACGAGACGCGTTTGCGCCAGGTGCTGCTCAACCTGCTGGGCAATGCGGTGAAGTTCACCGACACCGGCAAGGTCTCGCTGCGGGTGCTGCCCGCCGCATCGCCTAGCGCGCCGGACAGCGCGCGGCTGCGCTTCGAAGTGGCCGACAGCGGCATCGGCATGAGCACGCAAGAGATCGGGCGCCTCTTCCAGCCCTTCGAACAGGTGGCGGCGACGCAGCGGCGCGAGGGCGGCACGGGGCTGGGCCTGGCCATCAGCCAGCAACTGGTGCAGCTCATGGGCGGCCGGATCGACGTCGTCAGCGAGCCCGGCAAGGGGAGCACGTTCTCGTTCGAGATCGACGTGCCGGTGGCCGCCGCCGCGCCGGTGCTCGCGGCACCGCACGAGACCCTGAAAGGCTACGAGGGCGAGCGCAAGCGGCTGCTGGTCGTGGACGACGTGCCCCAGAACCGCGCGATGCTGCTGGACCTGCTGCAGGAGACCGGGTTCATCGTCGCCGCCGCCGCGAACGGGCTCGAATGCCTGGTCCTGCTCGACAGCTTCAAGCCGGACCTGATCCTGATGGACGTCATGATGCCGGTGATGGACGGGAACGAGACGACGCGGCAGATACGCCATATGCCGGGCTGGGACAACGTCCCGATCATCGCGGTGACCGCGAGCGCCAGTCCGGATGACGAACGCAGGAGCCGCGATGCCGGTGCCAGCGCCTTCCTTGCCAAGCCGGTCGACCACGACCTCCTGCTGCGCACGATCGGCAGGCTGCTGGCGCTGCAATGGACCACGGGACTGCCGGCACCGGAGGGCGGCGAGGAAGCCGCCATGGCCGTGCCGCCGGCCGACGAGATCGAGGCGCTGTGGCAGCTGGCGCAGATCGGCAGCATGCGCGAGATCCGCGAACGGGCCGCCTACCTGCGCGGGCTCGATCCGGCCTATGCGCCGTTCGCGAACCGCCTGGACACGCTGGCGCAGGGCTACCACTCGAAGCAGCTGGCGGCCTTCGTGGCGCGCTTCCGGACCGGGGACGCGGCCCGGCGGCAGGACGATTTCCAGTCGATGCGAACATGA